Proteins from a single region of Novosphingobium sp. CECT 9465:
- a CDS encoding class I SAM-dependent methyltransferase, which produces MTDKAQWQGGVGRNWADAWQRTDITFSELTPRLLAAIAAEPGRRIVDVGCGAGEVAIAIALARPDTCVTGVDVSPDLVEAAQARASGMSGVSFVLANAAEWIAPDGAPDLYISRHGVMFFDDPPTAFAHLAASASPGARFVFSCFRSASENAWASAIAGLLSQAPEPETRPFAPGPFAFAEPDHVRLCMAGWRDVAFAPVDFSYIAGTGPNAVAEAMALFRRIGPAASAMRTLPEPDRADFESRLLELVEAHCDGEKVAFPAAAWLVTATSDYSHG; this is translated from the coding sequence ATGACGGATAAAGCGCAATGGCAGGGGGGCGTGGGCCGCAACTGGGCGGACGCATGGCAGCGCACTGACATCACGTTCAGTGAACTTACGCCGCGCCTGCTGGCAGCGATCGCCGCCGAACCCGGCCGCAGGATCGTAGATGTCGGCTGTGGCGCGGGAGAGGTTGCCATTGCCATCGCGCTTGCAAGGCCGGATACCTGCGTGACTGGCGTCGATGTTTCGCCCGATCTTGTCGAGGCAGCACAGGCACGCGCGTCCGGCATGTCCGGGGTGTCGTTTGTCCTGGCAAACGCCGCCGAATGGATTGCGCCGGATGGTGCACCGGATCTGTACATATCCCGCCACGGGGTAATGTTCTTCGACGACCCGCCGACGGCTTTTGCGCATCTTGCTGCATCAGCATCACCGGGAGCGCGATTTGTGTTCTCGTGTTTCCGTTCCGCGTCCGAGAATGCCTGGGCGTCGGCCATTGCGGGGTTGCTGTCGCAGGCCCCCGAACCGGAAACCCGGCCTTTCGCCCCCGGACCGTTCGCATTTGCCGAACCGGATCACGTCCGTCTGTGCATGGCGGGCTGGCGCGACGTTGCTTTCGCTCCTGTGGATTTTTCCTATATTGCAGGAACAGGGCCGAATGCAGTCGCCGAGGCGATGGCACTGTTCCGCCGAATCGGTCCTGCAGCATCGGCAATGCGGACCTTGCCCGAACCCGATCGTGCAGATTTCGAAAGCCGTCTGCTTGAACTGGTCGAGGCGCATTGCGATGGCGAAAAGGTCGCCTTTCCTGCAGCGGCCTGGCTGGTAACCGCCA
- the recA gene encoding recombinase RecA, with amino-acid sequence MAAQLKLIEEGKTKDMDRQKALDAALAQIDRAFGKGSAMKLGSKETMQVEAISTGSLGLDIALGVGGLPRGRVIEIYGPESSGKTTLALHVIAEAQKGGGTAAFIDAEHALDPVYARKLGVNIDELIVSQPDTGEQALEIVDTLVRSNAIDVLVVDSVAALVPRAEIEGEMGDSHVGLQARLMSQSLRKLTGSISRSRCMVIFINQLRMKIGVMYGNPETTTGGNALKFYASVRLDIRRTGQIKDRDEIVGNATRVKVVKNKVAPPFKQVEFDIMYGEGISKIGEILDLGVKAGVVEKSGAWFSYDSIRIGQGRENSKNFLRDNPEICNRIEAAIRGRTDQVAEGLMSGPDADDDT; translated from the coding sequence ATGGCGGCACAGCTCAAGCTCATCGAGGAAGGTAAGACCAAGGACATGGATCGTCAGAAGGCGCTCGACGCAGCCCTTGCGCAGATTGATCGTGCGTTCGGCAAGGGTTCGGCAATGAAGCTGGGCTCAAAGGAAACCATGCAGGTTGAAGCCATTTCGACCGGCTCGCTGGGGCTGGACATTGCGCTTGGCGTGGGTGGTCTGCCGCGCGGGCGCGTGATCGAGATCTATGGCCCCGAAAGCTCAGGCAAGACCACGCTGGCCTTGCATGTCATCGCCGAAGCACAGAAGGGCGGCGGCACGGCGGCATTCATCGATGCGGAACACGCGCTCGATCCAGTCTATGCGCGCAAGCTGGGCGTCAACATCGATGAACTGATCGTGTCGCAGCCGGATACGGGCGAACAAGCCCTGGAGATCGTGGATACGCTGGTGCGTTCGAACGCGATTGACGTACTGGTGGTGGACTCGGTTGCTGCGCTTGTGCCCCGTGCTGAAATCGAAGGCGAGATGGGCGACAGCCACGTCGGCCTTCAGGCCCGCCTGATGAGCCAGTCGCTGCGCAAGCTGACCGGCTCGATCAGCCGTTCGCGCTGCATGGTGATCTTCATCAATCAGCTGCGCATGAAGATCGGCGTGATGTACGGCAATCCAGAGACGACGACGGGCGGTAACGCGCTCAAGTTCTATGCCTCGGTCCGTCTCGATATCCGCCGCACCGGGCAGATCAAGGACCGCGATGAAATCGTCGGCAATGCCACGCGCGTAAAAGTGGTGAAGAACAAGGTTGCCCCGCCGTTCAAGCAGGTCGAATTCGATATCATGTATGGTGAGGGTATTTCAAAGATCGGGGAAATTCTCGATCTTGGCGTCAAGGCGGGCGTTGTCGAGAAATCCGGCGCCTGGTTCAGCTACGATTCCATTCGCATCGGGCAGGGGCGTGAAAACTCGAAGAACTTCCTGCGCGACAATCCAGAGATCTGCAACCGCATCGAAGCCGCGATCCGTGGCCGCACCGATCAGGTTGCCGAAGGACTGATGTCAGGCCCGGACGCGGACGACGACACCTGA
- the gdhA gene encoding NADP-specific glutamate dehydrogenase — protein sequence MAVSDHVDLPTFMEGVKKRNPYQPEFVQAVQEVAEDIFEFMQDKEEYHSQQILRRIAEPDRVVSFRVCWEDDKGNIRVQRGWRVQNNNAIGPYKGGIRFHPSVTESVLKFLAFEQTFKNALTGLPMGGGKGGSNFNPKGKSVREIMRFCQSFMTELYRHIGADIDVPAGDIGVGGREIGFMFGQYKRITNNFTGVLTGKGLEWGGSLIRTEATGYGAVYFLANMLATRGEDLAGKTAVISGSGNVATHAAEKIVQLGGKVLTLSDSGGYIHDPDGIDQEKIDWVKSHKTHRRGRIEEYVEAYPGASFHAGKTPWGVPCDVALPCATQNELLGDDARLLIANGCKAVAEGANMPTDLDGVHVFKAAKILYAPGKASNAGGVAVSGLEMSQNSERRSWKEEELQQMLKDIMAGIHKSCLAYGDQGGGYIDYVKGANIAGFKKVADAMLAFGVV from the coding sequence GTGGCCGTTTCCGATCATGTCGATTTGCCGACGTTCATGGAGGGCGTGAAAAAGCGCAATCCATACCAGCCGGAATTTGTCCAGGCGGTGCAAGAAGTCGCCGAAGACATCTTCGAGTTCATGCAGGACAAGGAAGAGTATCACTCGCAGCAAATCCTGCGCCGCATTGCGGAGCCTGACCGGGTGGTCTCGTTCCGGGTGTGCTGGGAGGACGACAAGGGCAACATTCGTGTGCAGCGTGGCTGGCGCGTTCAGAACAACAATGCGATCGGTCCCTACAAGGGCGGCATCCGCTTCCACCCTTCGGTAACGGAATCGGTGCTGAAGTTCCTGGCGTTCGAACAGACTTTCAAAAATGCCCTGACGGGATTGCCGATGGGCGGGGGCAAGGGCGGTTCCAACTTCAACCCCAAGGGCAAGAGCGTGCGTGAAATCATGCGCTTCTGCCAAAGCTTCATGACCGAGCTTTATCGCCATATTGGGGCGGACATCGACGTCCCTGCGGGCGACATCGGCGTCGGCGGGCGCGAGATCGGTTTCATGTTCGGCCAGTACAAGCGCATCACCAACAATTTTACGGGCGTGCTGACGGGCAAGGGTCTGGAATGGGGCGGTTCGCTGATCCGCACCGAGGCGACGGGATATGGTGCGGTCTATTTCCTCGCCAACATGCTGGCGACCAGGGGTGAGGATCTTGCCGGCAAGACGGCGGTGATTTCCGGTTCGGGCAACGTCGCCACACATGCCGCAGAGAAGATTGTGCAACTTGGCGGCAAGGTGCTGACGCTGTCTGATTCGGGTGGCTATATCCATGACCCGGACGGGATCGATCAGGAAAAGATCGACTGGGTGAAAAGCCACAAGACGCATCGGCGTGGCCGGATCGAGGAATATGTCGAAGCCTACCCAGGCGCCTCATTCCACGCGGGCAAGACACCATGGGGTGTACCTTGCGATGTCGCGCTGCCCTGCGCCACGCAGAACGAATTGCTGGGCGACGATGCGCGCTTGCTGATCGCCAATGGCTGCAAGGCCGTGGCCGAAGGCGCGAACATGCCGACTGATCTCGACGGTGTGCACGTCTTCAAGGCGGCCAAGATCCTCTACGCGCCGGGCAAGGCATCGAACGCTGGCGGCGTTGCGGTTTCCGGGCTTGAAATGAGCCAGAATTCCGAACGCCGTTCGTGGAAGGAAGAAGAACTGCAGCAGATGCTCAAGGACATCATGGCAGGCATCCACAAGTCCTGCCTTGCCTATGGCGATCAGGGCGGCGGCTATATTGACTATGTCAAAGGCGCCAATATCGCTGGCTTCAAGAAAGTGGCCGATGCCATGCTGGCGTTCGGCGTGGTCTGA
- a CDS encoding SRPBCC domain-containing protein, translating to MRRLLIISAAGLSGLAVPASAEVIQKSDAGFVARVVGEVAATPAEAWKAFVTPAQWWSGAHTFSGAAANLTLDPTANGCFCEKMPVPKDAPAGQKPGSVMHMRVLYAEPYRALRLSGGLGPLQSEAVTGTMTVTFKPVDGPAGKGTRILWEYVVGGYMRYKTDTISAAVDKVLADQLLGLIKQVGPLKPAPVATRADDILPEDVVTSDEPAFTPDPAKDEAAAGESVKAALDRMFRKKEEKPPRR from the coding sequence ATGCGCAGGCTTTTGATAATTTCGGCGGCGGGGCTTTCGGGCCTCGCCGTTCCTGCATCTGCGGAAGTCATCCAGAAGAGCGATGCGGGCTTTGTCGCCAGAGTGGTCGGTGAGGTGGCCGCAACGCCTGCGGAAGCGTGGAAGGCGTTCGTGACGCCCGCCCAATGGTGGAGCGGGGCACATACATTTTCGGGGGCAGCGGCAAACCTCACGCTGGACCCGACCGCAAACGGTTGCTTTTGCGAAAAGATGCCAGTGCCCAAGGACGCGCCTGCCGGCCAAAAGCCGGGATCGGTGATGCACATGCGGGTGCTTTATGCTGAACCATATCGTGCGCTCCGGCTATCGGGCGGGCTTGGCCCGCTTCAATCCGAGGCTGTTACGGGCACGATGACGGTGACGTTCAAGCCAGTCGACGGTCCTGCGGGCAAGGGCACACGCATCTTGTGGGAATACGTTGTCGGCGGTTACATGCGCTACAAGACCGACACGATTTCCGCTGCGGTGGACAAGGTTCTGGCCGATCAGTTGCTGGGCCTGATCAAGCAGGTCGGGCCATTGAAGCCCGCGCCCGTGGCGACAAGGGCAGACGACATTCTGCCAGAAGACGTTGTGACATCGGACGAGCCTGCGTTCACCCCCGATCCAGCCAAAGATGAGGCGGCGGCCGGTGAATCGGTCAAGGCGGCGCTGGACAGGATGTTCAGGAAGAAGGAGGAAAAGCCTCCGCGCCGATAA
- a CDS encoding adenylate kinase gives MNIILLGPPGAGKGTQAQRLVERHGMKQLSTGDMLRAAVKAETPVGLKAKAVMEAGQLVSDEIVSALIGDELDAMPAGQGAIFDGYPRTAPQAESLEAILASRGRKLDHVIELEVNEDALVERITGRYTCASCGKGYHDTFEKPAVEGTCDKCGGHEFKRRPDDNEETVRTRMAEYRAKTAPILPIYDAKGIVARVDGMAEMDDVTAAIEAIFTAR, from the coding sequence GTGAATATCATCCTGTTGGGGCCTCCGGGCGCGGGCAAGGGGACGCAGGCACAACGCCTGGTCGAACGCCACGGCATGAAGCAACTGTCCACCGGCGATATGCTGCGGGCAGCGGTGAAGGCCGAAACGCCGGTCGGCCTCAAGGCCAAGGCTGTCATGGAAGCGGGTCAGCTGGTGTCGGACGAGATCGTTTCGGCATTGATCGGCGATGAGCTGGACGCAATGCCTGCCGGGCAAGGCGCCATTTTCGATGGCTATCCACGCACCGCGCCTCAGGCCGAATCCCTTGAAGCCATCCTTGCCAGCCGCGGACGCAAACTCGACCATGTGATCGAGCTTGAAGTGAACGAGGACGCCCTGGTTGAACGCATCACCGGGCGCTATACCTGCGCTTCGTGCGGCAAGGGTTATCACGACACGTTCGAAAAGCCTGCGGTTGAAGGTACGTGCGACAAGTGTGGCGGTCACGAATTCAAGCGCCGTCCCGACGATAACGAGGAAACCGTGCGTACCCGCATGGCCGAGTATCGCGCCAAGACCGCGCCGATCCTGCCAATCTACGACGCGAAGGGCATTGTCGCGCGCGTCGATGGCATGGCGGAAATGGACGACGTGACAGCAGCCATTGAGGCAATCTTCACGGCGCGCTAA
- the secY gene encoding preprotein translocase subunit SecY, translated as MASRADNIASNLSLANFSKATELKKRIWFTVGALIVFRFLSFVPLPGVNPLIMETLYDQTRGGVLDIFNAFSGGSLERMSLIALGVMPYITASIVVQLAASLHPSLAAMKKEGESGRKKLNQYTRYGAVFLTAIQGWVLASGLEAYGASSGLQAVVNPGLLFRVGAVISLIGGTMFLLWLGEQITSRGIGNGVSLIIMAGIVAQLPKFFGNLFDGGRTGAISPFLIVGIVIMLIALVLAICFFERSTRRLLIQYPKRATQRGMMQADSSHLPLKLNTAGVIPPIFASSLLLLPLTITQFAGNSISPDTTMGQVIVTLNQYLGHGKPLYMLLYAAGIIFFSFFYTAVVFNPEETAGNLKKNGGFIPGIRPGKNTANYLDYVLTRITVLGAAYITVVCVVPEWIMAETGMGAVFFGGTSLLIVVNVTVDTITQIQSHLLAHQYGDLIKKAKLKGRLR; from the coding sequence ATGGCATCACGCGCCGATAATATTGCCAGCAACCTCAGTCTGGCCAACTTTTCCAAAGCGACCGAGCTGAAAAAGCGGATCTGGTTCACGGTGGGCGCGCTCATCGTATTCCGGTTCCTCAGCTTCGTGCCGCTGCCGGGTGTGAACCCGCTGATCATGGAGACGCTGTACGATCAGACGCGTGGTGGCGTTCTCGACATTTTCAACGCGTTTTCCGGCGGTTCGCTGGAGCGCATGAGCCTGATTGCGCTGGGCGTCATGCCTTATATCACGGCATCGATCGTGGTGCAGCTCGCCGCCTCGCTTCACCCGTCGCTTGCCGCGATGAAGAAGGAAGGTGAAAGCGGACGCAAGAAGCTCAACCAGTACACCCGCTATGGCGCGGTATTCCTCACAGCGATCCAAGGCTGGGTGCTGGCATCCGGGCTTGAGGCTTACGGTGCATCGAGTGGTTTGCAGGCGGTGGTCAATCCGGGCCTGCTGTTCCGCGTCGGCGCGGTGATCTCGCTGATCGGTGGCACGATGTTCCTGCTGTGGCTGGGTGAGCAGATCACTTCTCGCGGCATTGGCAACGGCGTTTCACTCATCATCATGGCGGGCATCGTTGCCCAGCTTCCGAAATTCTTCGGAAACCTGTTTGACGGTGGCCGTACGGGCGCAATCTCGCCGTTCCTGATCGTCGGCATCGTGATCATGCTGATCGCCCTCGTCCTGGCGATTTGTTTCTTTGAGCGTTCGACCCGGCGCCTGCTGATCCAGTATCCCAAGCGGGCGACGCAGCGCGGCATGATGCAGGCCGATAGCAGCCACCTGCCGTTGAAGCTCAACACCGCCGGCGTGATCCCGCCGATCTTCGCCAGCTCGCTGCTGTTGCTTCCGCTGACGATCACCCAGTTCGCTGGCAATTCGATCTCGCCCGACACCACGATGGGGCAGGTGATCGTCACGCTGAACCAGTATCTGGGTCATGGCAAGCCGCTGTACATGCTGCTTTATGCGGCAGGCATCATCTTCTTCTCATTCTTCTACACTGCGGTTGTGTTCAATCCTGAAGAGACGGCTGGGAACCTCAAGAAAAATGGGGGGTTCATTCCAGGCATTCGTCCAGGCAAGAACACCGCGAATTATCTCGACTACGTGCTGACGCGCATCACCGTGCTTGGTGCTGCCTATATTACCGTCGTTTGCGTGGTCCCGGAATGGATCATGGCCGAGACGGGCATGGGGGCCGTATTCTTCGGCGGAACGAGCCTGCTGATCGTGGTGAACGTGACGGTCGATACCATCACGCAGATCCAGTCACACCTGCTGGCACACCAGTATGGCGACCTTATCAAAAAGGCCAAGCTGAAGGGGCGCCTGCGCTGA
- the rplO gene encoding 50S ribosomal protein L15, which produces MKLNEISDNKGARKGRMRVGRGIGSGKGKTAGRGQKGAKARSGVSINGFEGGQMPLHMRIPKRGFNNIFAKDFAEVNLGMIQKMIDAGKLDISAPVDHAALKAAGLARGGKDGVRLLGKGEFTAKVAFKVDGVSKGALEAVQKTGGSVELPEAKPSEHEKKTARREANKLAK; this is translated from the coding sequence ATGAAACTTAACGAAATCTCCGACAACAAGGGTGCCCGCAAGGGGCGCATGCGCGTGGGCCGTGGCATCGGTTCGGGCAAGGGCAAGACCGCAGGTCGCGGCCAGAAGGGTGCCAAGGCGCGTTCGGGCGTATCGATCAACGGCTTCGAAGGCGGCCAGATGCCGCTCCACATGCGTATTCCGAAGCGCGGCTTCAACAACATCTTCGCCAAGGATTTTGCTGAGGTAAACCTCGGCATGATCCAGAAGATGATCGATGCCGGCAAGCTCGACATCTCGGCTCCGGTCGATCACGCTGCGCTCAAGGCAGCCGGTCTCGCCCGTGGCGGCAAGGACGGTGTACGCCTGCTTGGCAAGGGTGAATTCACCGCCAAGGTTGCGTTCAAGGTTGACGGCGTCAGCAAGGGCGCGCTCGAAGCGGTCCAGAAGACCGGCGGTTCGGTTGAGCTGCCCGAAGCCAAGCCGAGCGAGCACGAGAAGAAGACGGCTCGCCGCGAGGCCAACAAGCTGGCCAAGTGA
- the rpmD gene encoding 50S ribosomal protein L30 — MATIKIKQIGSPIRRPEHQKKILIGLGLGKMHRVVELEDTAEVRGAIAKLPHMVAVID, encoded by the coding sequence ATGGCTACGATCAAGATCAAGCAGATCGGTTCGCCGATCCGTCGCCCCGAACATCAGAAGAAGATTCTGATCGGTCTGGGCCTGGGCAAGATGCATCGCGTCGTCGAGTTGGAAGACACGGCTGAAGTGCGCGGCGCCATTGCCAAGCTTCCCCACATGGTTGCAGTGATCGACTGA
- the rpsE gene encoding 30S ribosomal protein S5, with product MADETNLEGEVAVVAEATGGEPQREGRGRGRGRGGNDRGGNNDRGGNRGRRDDRRGGRGGNDDDGGEELIEKLVHINRVSKTVKGGKRFGFAALVVVGDGKGRAGFGKGKAREVPEAITKATAAAKRAMVRVPLKEGRTLHHDGKGRFGAGKVNVRTAPAGTGIIAGGPMRAVFESLGVADVVTKSVGTSNPYNMIRATFDALVNQTSPKSVAQRRGKKVADLLGRGGATPVEAEAAADAIAE from the coding sequence ATGGCTGACGAAACCAACCTGGAAGGCGAAGTCGCCGTTGTCGCGGAAGCGACCGGCGGTGAGCCGCAGCGTGAAGGTCGTGGCCGTGGTCGCGGCCGTGGCGGCAACGATCGCGGTGGCAACAACGATCGCGGCGGAAACCGTGGGCGTCGCGACGATCGTCGCGGTGGCCGTGGCGGCAACGACGATGACGGTGGTGAAGAGCTGATCGAAAAGCTCGTTCACATCAACCGCGTGTCGAAGACGGTCAAGGGCGGCAAGCGCTTCGGCTTTGCTGCGCTGGTCGTGGTCGGCGACGGCAAGGGCCGTGCAGGCTTCGGCAAGGGCAAGGCCCGCGAAGTGCCTGAAGCGATCACCAAGGCCACTGCCGCTGCAAAGCGCGCGATGGTCCGCGTGCCGCTGAAGGAAGGCCGCACCCTTCACCATGACGGCAAGGGCCGTTTCGGTGCAGGCAAGGTCAATGTGCGTACGGCTCCGGCCGGTACGGGCATCATCGCCGGTGGCCCGATGCGCGCAGTCTTCGAAAGCCTCGGCGTTGCCGACGTGGTGACCAAGTCGGTCGGCACTTCGAACCCCTACAACATGATCCGCGCAACCTTCGACGCGCTCGTCAACCAGACTTCGCCGAAGTCGGTTGCCCAGCGTCGTGGCAAGAAGGTTGCCGATCTGCTCGGTCGCGGCGGCGCCACTCCGGTGGAAGCCGAAGCCGCTGCCGATGCCATCGCGGAGTAA
- the rplR gene encoding 50S ribosomal protein L18 has protein sequence MAKLSLFARRRLRVRTALKARSGGRPRLSIHRSGRHIYAQIIDDAQGRTVAAASTLVKGEKSIGANIDAAAKVGAEIAEKAKAAGVTTVVFDRGGFLFHGRVKALADAAREGGLEF, from the coding sequence ATGGCAAAGCTGTCTCTCTTCGCACGCCGTCGGCTGCGTGTCCGCACTGCGCTCAAGGCGCGTTCGGGCGGTCGTCCGCGTCTCTCGATCCATCGTTCAGGCCGTCACATCTACGCACAGATCATCGACGATGCACAGGGCCGCACGGTCGCTGCGGCTTCGACGCTGGTCAAGGGCGAGAAGTCGATTGGCGCGAACATCGATGCTGCGGCAAAGGTTGGCGCCGAAATCGCCGAGAAGGCCAAGGCCGCCGGCGTTACCACCGTTGTGTTCGATCGCGGCGGTTTCCTCTTCCATGGCCGCGTCAAGGCGCTGGCTGATGCTGCCCGCGAAGGCGGCCTGGAGTTCTGA
- the rplF gene encoding 50S ribosomal protein L6, whose product MSRIGKKPVAIPSGVTATIANGVLSVKGPKGTLTLTLREEISYTVEADTITVKPANDTKAARAFWGMQRTLVDNLVTGVTQGYTKVLEITGVGYRANSQGKNLKLQLGYSHDVDFAVPEGIEIKTPDNTTVEISGIDKQKVGQVAAEIRRWRKPEPYKGKGIKYRGEFVFRKEGKKK is encoded by the coding sequence ATGAGCCGCATCGGCAAAAAGCCGGTAGCGATCCCAAGTGGCGTGACCGCCACCATCGCAAACGGTGTGCTTTCCGTGAAGGGTCCCAAGGGCACCCTCACGCTCACGCTGCGCGAAGAGATCAGCTACACCGTCGAAGCAGACACGATCACCGTGAAGCCTGCGAACGACACCAAAGCGGCGCGTGCCTTCTGGGGCATGCAGCGCACTCTGGTCGACAATCTCGTCACCGGCGTAACGCAGGGCTACACCAAGGTGCTGGAAATCACCGGCGTTGGTTACCGTGCGAATTCGCAGGGCAAGAACCTGAAGCTGCAGCTTGGCTACAGCCACGATGTCGATTTCGCGGTGCCGGAAGGCATTGAGATCAAGACCCCTGACAACACCACGGTGGAAATATCGGGTATCGACAAGCAGAAGGTCGGCCAGGTTGCCGCCGAAATCCGCCGCTGGCGCAAGCCTGAGCCTTACAAGGGCAAGGGCATCAAGTACCGTGGCGAGTTTGTCTTCCGCAAGGAAGGGAAGAAGAAGTAA
- the rpsH gene encoding 30S ribosomal protein S8, which translates to MAMTDPLGDMLTRIRNGQQAKKDSVLSPASKLRAHVLEVLQREGYIRGFSEDVTGAHPQLRIELKYFEGQPAIKHVARVSKPGRRVYSGSKELPVIRNGLGITIVSTPRGVLSDAEARAANVGGEVLAEVF; encoded by the coding sequence ATGGCAATGACCGACCCCTTGGGTGATATGCTCACCCGCATCCGCAACGGCCAGCAGGCGAAGAAGGACTCCGTCCTTTCGCCCGCTTCGAAGTTGCGCGCGCACGTTCTCGAAGTCCTTCAGCGCGAAGGCTACATTCGCGGCTTTTCGGAGGACGTCACTGGCGCTCATCCGCAGCTTCGCATCGAGCTGAAGTATTTCGAAGGCCAGCCTGCGATCAAGCATGTTGCCCGTGTCTCCAAGCCTGGCCGCCGCGTCTATTCGGGTTCCAAGGAACTTCCGGTGATCCGTAACGGCCTTGGCATCACCATCGTCTCGACGCCGCGTGGCGTGCTTTCGGATGCCGAAGCACGTGCCGCCAACGTCGGTGGCGAAGTGCTCGCGGAGGTGTTCTGA
- the rpsN gene encoding 30S ribosomal protein S14 — protein sequence MAKLSSINKNERRKKLVVKYAAKFAALKAVADDESLDETERLIARLKMAELPRNANPTRVRNRCATTGRPRGYYRKFGLCRIELRDKGNKGLIPGLTKSSW from the coding sequence ATGGCGAAACTGAGTTCCATCAACAAGAATGAGCGTCGCAAGAAGCTCGTCGTAAAGTATGCGGCGAAGTTTGCAGCGCTCAAGGCTGTCGCTGACGATGAGTCGCTCGACGAAACCGAGCGCCTGATTGCCCGCCTCAAGATGGCCGAGCTTCCCCGCAACGCAAACCCGACCCGGGTTCGCAACCGTTGCGCAACGACTGGTCGCCCGCGCGGCTATTATCGCAAGTTCGGCCTTTGCCGGATCGAGCTGCGGGACAAAGGCAACAAGGGCCTGATCCCCGGCCTGACCAAGTCGAGCTGGTAA
- the rplE gene encoding 50S ribosomal protein L5 encodes MADKYTPRMRSKYDAEIAAAMQAKFGYKNAMEIPRIEKITLNMGVGEASQDKKKVTTAAAEMELIAGQKPVITKAKKSIAQFKLREGMPIGCKVTLRRERMYEFLDRLITIAMPRIRDFRGLNPKSFDGRGNYAMGLKEQIIFPEISYDQIEKVRGMDIIVTTTAKTDDEARELLRLFGFPFPQEAAEEQQAA; translated from the coding sequence ATGGCTGATAAGTATACGCCGCGTATGCGGTCGAAGTATGATGCCGAAATCGCAGCCGCGATGCAGGCCAAGTTCGGCTACAAGAACGCGATGGAAATCCCGCGCATCGAAAAGATCACGCTCAACATGGGCGTGGGCGAAGCGAGTCAGGACAAGAAGAAGGTCACGACCGCAGCTGCCGAAATGGAGCTGATCGCTGGCCAGAAGCCTGTCATCACCAAGGCGAAGAAGTCGATCGCGCAGTTCAAGCTGCGTGAAGGCATGCCGATCGGTTGCAAGGTTACTTTGCGCCGCGAACGCATGTACGAATTCCTCGACCGCCTGATCACCATCGCAATGCCCCGCATCCGCGACTTTCGTGGGTTGAACCCGAAGTCGTTCGATGGCCGTGGCAACTATGCGATGGGTCTGAAAGAGCAGATCATCTTCCCGGAGATCAGCTACGACCAGATCGAGAAGGTGCGTGGCATGGACATCATCGTCACCACCACCGCGAAGACCGACGACGAAGCGCGCGAGCTGCTCCGCCTGTTCGGTTTCCCGTTCCCGCAGGAAGCTGCTGAAGAGCAGCAGGCCGCGTGA
- the rplX gene encoding 50S ribosomal protein L24, producing MAAAKIKKGDTVVVRSGKDKGRTGTVLQVLPKDEKVVVGGINIAARHRKPSQQNPQGGIDRFEAPLHISKVSVADKDGKPTRVRFETKDGKKVRVAVKSGEAIDG from the coding sequence ATGGCCGCTGCAAAGATCAAGAAGGGCGATACCGTCGTCGTTCGTTCGGGCAAGGACAAGGGCCGTACCGGCACTGTGCTCCAGGTCCTTCCGAAGGATGAAAAGGTTGTCGTCGGCGGCATCAACATTGCTGCCCGTCACCGCAAGCCCAGCCAGCAGAACCCGCAGGGCGGCATCGACCGCTTTGAAGCTCCGCTGCACATCTCCAAGGTTTCGGTTGCAGACAAGGATGGCAAGCCCACCCGCGTCCGCTTTGAAACCAAGGACGGCAAGAAGGTCCGTGTGGCCGTGAAGTCCGGGGAGGCCATCGATGGCTGA
- the rplN gene encoding 50S ribosomal protein L14: MIQMQSNLDVADNSGAKRVQCIKVLGGSKRRFASVGDIIVVSVKEAQPRARVKKGDVHRAVIVRTAKDVRRADGSVIRFDGNAAVLVGKNEEPIGTRIFGPVVRELRAKGFMKIISLAPEVL; this comes from the coding sequence ATGATCCAGATGCAATCCAATCTCGACGTCGCGGACAACAGCGGCGCAAAGCGCGTCCAGTGCATCAAGGTGCTGGGTGGCTCTAAGCGTCGGTTCGCGAGCGTTGGCGACATCATCGTGGTGTCGGTCAAGGAGGCGCAGCCGCGCGCCCGCGTCAAGAAGGGCGACGTTCACCGCGCCGTGATCGTGCGTACCGCCAAGGACGTGCGTCGCGCCGATGGCAGTGTCATCCGCTTTGACGGCAATGCTGCCGTGCTCGTCGGCAAGAACGAAGAGCCGATCGGCACGCGTATCTTCGGCCCAGTGGTTCGCGAACTGCGCGCCAAGGGCTTCATGAAGATCATCAGCCTTGCGCCGGAGGTGCTGTAA